One Lysobacter enzymogenes DNA segment encodes these proteins:
- a CDS encoding SDR family oxidoreductase, with the protein MPDRSLTGKHVVIGGGAKNLGGLISRELAQAGAAGIAVHYNSDATRAAAEETVAAVKAAGADAFAHQGDLTRPAEVAKLFDAAKAQFGKLDIAINTTGMVIKKPLVEVTEAEYDTMFAVNSKAAFFFIQEAGKKLADDGNICTIVSSLLAAYTPFYAVYPGSKAPIEHFTRAASKEFGERGISVNAVGPGPMDTPFFYPAESKESAAYHATAAALSNRTKSGLTEIQDIAPLVKFLVTDGWWITGQTIFANGGYTTR; encoded by the coding sequence ATGCCCGACCGTTCCCTCACCGGCAAGCACGTCGTCATCGGCGGAGGCGCCAAGAACCTCGGCGGCCTGATCTCGCGCGAGCTCGCCCAGGCCGGCGCCGCCGGCATCGCCGTGCACTACAACTCCGACGCCACCCGCGCCGCGGCCGAAGAGACCGTGGCCGCGGTCAAGGCCGCCGGCGCCGACGCCTTCGCCCACCAGGGCGATCTGACCCGTCCGGCCGAAGTGGCCAAGCTGTTCGACGCGGCCAAGGCGCAGTTCGGCAAGCTCGACATCGCCATCAACACCACCGGCATGGTGATCAAGAAGCCGCTGGTGGAAGTGACCGAGGCCGAGTACGACACCATGTTCGCGGTCAATTCCAAGGCCGCGTTCTTCTTCATCCAGGAAGCCGGCAAGAAGCTCGCCGACGACGGCAACATCTGCACCATCGTCAGCTCGCTGCTGGCCGCGTACACGCCGTTCTACGCGGTGTATCCGGGCAGCAAGGCGCCGATCGAGCACTTCACCCGCGCCGCGTCGAAGGAGTTCGGCGAGCGCGGCATCTCGGTCAACGCGGTCGGCCCGGGGCCGATGGATACGCCGTTCTTCTATCCGGCCGAGTCCAAGGAATCGGCCGCCTACCACGCCACCGCCGCGGCGCTGAGCAACCGCACCAAGAGCGGTCTGACCGAGATCCAGGACATCGCCCCGCTGGTGAAATTCCTGGTCACCGACGGCTGGTGGATCACCGGGCAGACGATCTTCGCCAACGGTGGGTACACCACGCGCTGA
- a CDS encoding ABC transporter permease/M1 family aminopeptidase, translated as MTYEFFRFELRQQLRSPLLWVLAIMFGLMTFAAASSDAVQIGGGVGNVNRNAPTTIAMFYGFMSLLSLFAIAAFVSNALLRDFEMGTADLFFSSPMRKRDFLVGRFAGAMAACLLVYAMVTLGLMIAPAMPWIDPERLGAFSLYPYVWSMGVLVLPNLVFIGALLALLAVTGRNLLVVYLGVIGFFVLRSLAGALVRDLDNELVSAMIDPFGLTAFARTTRYWTAPELNSRLPELAGYLLLNRALWLSVGAAMIAAAFALFKPQRTGTGRGWLRRKAKPATAPAPRAASARVAPARPAFDAATVRAQFWASVRLDAVGVFKSVPFLIMLAFAAFNFIMGASSMQRLFGTQVYPTTALMLQALQGSYSYMLVLIAMFYAGDLVFKERSARLGEVTDAMPVPNWVPMLSKFVALIAVVLAFQAIGGVAAMGVQLFKGYTALEPLLYLKGLLLASIPYVLMGGLALVLQVLCNNRFIGYGLTIAVVVAQATLGMLHFEHNLYNYANAPDAPYSDMNGYGHFLAGRLWFQGYWGLFLCALLLVAAAFWLRGIPGHWRERLRLARERLRGGPRLALAAALLAWAATGAWIFWNTNVLNRYLPSDLAMDERARYEKDYRKYKDLPQPQIVAVDNAVDLRPETLGVSASGRYTIVNPHAAPIAEFHLQVDPESKIEKLDFGGARLLRDDERLGYRIYRLDRPMQPGERRELTFVQSRQVRGFSNEPGQHAIVGNGSFFNSGAFPHFGYDPGRQLQDRNERRKRGLGDVPRMAKLEDQAARAHHYIASDADWIEFKTSICTAPDQIALSPGYLVREYEKGGRKCFDYAMDRPMLPFYSYLSARWKVKRATYPGGIAIEIYYDPKHEFNVDRMIAGTQRSLEYFQAHFTPYQHRQVRIIEFPGYETFAQSFANTIPFSESIGFVADLRDPSAIDYVFYVTAHEVAHQWWAHQVIGADQQGSTVLSESLSQYSALMVMEKEYGRAKMRRFLKYELDRYLSDRAGERVEELPLYRVENQPYIHYRKGSLVFYRLREELGEDAVNRALKRFLLDKGYQQPPYTNSAELLAYLRREARPDQQALITDLFEKIGFYDNRMLAASSKKRADGKYEVTMKLQAGKRYADGKGRETPGRMDDWIEVGVFGRGASGKEEDEKVLYLQRRRVTEGEFSVTAVVDQAPYEVGFDPYNKLIDRVPTDNRRKL; from the coding sequence ATGACCTACGAATTCTTCCGCTTCGAGTTGCGCCAGCAACTGCGCTCGCCGCTGCTGTGGGTGCTGGCGATCATGTTCGGGCTGATGACCTTCGCCGCGGCCAGCAGCGACGCGGTGCAGATCGGCGGCGGCGTCGGCAACGTCAACCGCAACGCGCCGACCACCATCGCGATGTTCTACGGCTTCATGAGCCTGCTGAGCCTGTTCGCGATCGCCGCCTTCGTCTCCAACGCGCTGCTGCGCGATTTCGAGATGGGCACGGCCGACCTGTTCTTCTCCAGCCCGATGCGCAAGCGCGACTTCCTCGTCGGCCGTTTCGCCGGGGCGATGGCCGCGTGCCTGCTGGTCTACGCGATGGTCACGCTGGGGCTGATGATCGCGCCGGCGATGCCGTGGATCGACCCCGAGCGGCTCGGCGCGTTCTCGCTGTACCCCTATGTCTGGAGCATGGGCGTGTTGGTGCTGCCGAACCTGGTGTTCATCGGCGCGCTGCTGGCGCTGCTGGCGGTGACCGGACGCAACCTGCTGGTGGTGTACCTGGGCGTGATCGGCTTCTTCGTGCTGCGCTCGCTGGCCGGCGCGCTGGTGCGCGACCTCGACAACGAACTGGTCTCGGCGATGATCGACCCGTTCGGCCTGACCGCGTTCGCGCGCACCACGCGCTACTGGACCGCGCCGGAACTCAACAGCCGCCTGCCGGAGCTGGCCGGCTACCTGCTGCTCAACCGCGCGCTGTGGCTGAGCGTGGGCGCGGCGATGATCGCCGCCGCCTTCGCCTTGTTCAAACCGCAGCGCACCGGCACCGGCCGCGGCTGGCTGCGGCGCAAGGCCAAGCCCGCGACGGCGCCGGCGCCGCGCGCGGCGTCCGCGCGGGTCGCGCCGGCGCGGCCCGCGTTCGACGCGGCGACCGTGCGCGCGCAGTTCTGGGCCAGCGTGCGGCTCGACGCGGTCGGCGTGTTCAAGAGCGTGCCGTTCCTGATCATGCTGGCGTTCGCCGCGTTCAACTTCATCATGGGCGCCAGCAGCATGCAGCGCCTGTTCGGAACCCAGGTCTATCCGACCACCGCGCTGATGCTGCAGGCCTTGCAGGGCAGCTACAGCTACATGCTGGTGCTGATCGCGATGTTCTACGCCGGCGACCTGGTGTTCAAGGAACGCAGCGCCCGGCTCGGCGAGGTGACCGACGCGATGCCGGTGCCGAACTGGGTGCCGATGCTGAGCAAGTTCGTCGCCCTGATCGCGGTGGTGCTGGCGTTCCAGGCCATCGGCGGCGTCGCCGCGATGGGCGTGCAATTGTTCAAGGGCTACACCGCGCTGGAACCGTTGCTGTACCTCAAGGGACTGTTGCTGGCGTCGATCCCGTACGTGCTGATGGGCGGGCTGGCGCTGGTCCTGCAGGTGCTGTGCAACAACCGCTTCATCGGCTACGGCCTGACCATCGCGGTGGTGGTGGCGCAGGCGACGCTGGGGATGCTGCACTTCGAGCACAACCTCTACAACTACGCCAACGCGCCCGACGCGCCGTATTCGGACATGAACGGCTACGGCCATTTCCTCGCCGGGCGGTTGTGGTTCCAGGGCTATTGGGGCCTGTTCCTGTGCGCGTTGCTGCTGGTGGCCGCGGCGTTCTGGCTGCGCGGCATTCCCGGCCACTGGCGCGAGCGGTTGCGGCTGGCGCGCGAGCGCCTGCGCGGCGGGCCGCGGCTGGCCCTCGCCGCCGCGCTGCTGGCGTGGGCGGCGACCGGCGCGTGGATCTTCTGGAACACCAACGTGCTCAACCGCTACCTGCCGTCGGACCTGGCGATGGACGAGCGCGCGCGCTACGAGAAGGACTACCGCAAGTACAAGGACCTGCCGCAGCCTCAGATCGTCGCGGTCGACAACGCCGTCGACCTGCGCCCGGAAACCCTCGGCGTCAGCGCCAGCGGCCGCTACACCATCGTCAACCCGCACGCCGCGCCGATCGCCGAGTTCCATCTCCAGGTCGATCCGGAGTCGAAGATCGAGAAGCTCGACTTCGGCGGCGCCAGGCTGCTGCGCGACGACGAGCGCCTGGGTTACCGCATCTATCGCCTCGACCGGCCGATGCAGCCGGGCGAGCGGCGCGAGCTGACCTTCGTCCAGTCCCGCCAGGTACGCGGCTTCAGCAACGAGCCGGGCCAGCACGCCATCGTCGGCAACGGCAGCTTCTTCAACTCCGGCGCGTTCCCGCATTTCGGCTACGACCCAGGCCGCCAGCTGCAGGACCGCAACGAGCGACGCAAGCGCGGCCTCGGCGACGTGCCGCGCATGGCCAAGCTCGAAGACCAGGCCGCGCGCGCCCACCACTACATCGCCAGCGACGCCGACTGGATCGAATTCAAGACTTCGATCTGCACCGCGCCGGACCAGATCGCGCTGTCGCCGGGCTATCTGGTGCGCGAATACGAAAAAGGCGGACGCAAGTGCTTCGACTACGCGATGGACCGGCCGATGCTGCCGTTCTACTCGTACCTGTCGGCGCGCTGGAAGGTCAAGCGCGCCACTTATCCGGGCGGGATCGCGATCGAGATCTACTACGATCCCAAGCACGAGTTCAACGTCGATCGGATGATCGCCGGCACCCAGCGTTCGCTGGAGTACTTCCAGGCCCACTTCACCCCGTACCAGCACCGCCAGGTGCGGATCATCGAGTTCCCCGGCTACGAGACCTTCGCCCAGAGCTTCGCGAACACCATTCCGTTCTCCGAATCGATCGGTTTCGTCGCCGACCTGCGCGATCCTTCGGCGATCGACTACGTGTTCTACGTGACCGCGCACGAAGTCGCGCACCAGTGGTGGGCGCACCAGGTGATCGGCGCCGACCAGCAGGGCTCGACCGTGCTGTCGGAATCGCTGTCGCAGTACTCGGCGCTCATGGTGATGGAGAAGGAATACGGCCGCGCCAAGATGCGCCGCTTCCTCAAGTACGAACTGGACCGCTACCTGTCCGACCGCGCCGGCGAGCGGGTCGAGGAACTGCCGCTGTACCGGGTCGAGAACCAGCCCTACATCCATTACCGCAAGGGCTCGCTGGTGTTCTACCGGCTGCGCGAGGAGCTCGGCGAGGACGCGGTCAACCGCGCGCTCAAGCGCTTCCTGCTCGACAAGGGCTACCAGCAGCCGCCGTACACCAATTCGGCCGAATTGCTGGCGTACCTGCGCCGCGAGGCGCGGCCCGACCAGCAGGCGCTGATCACCGACTTGTTCGAGAAGATCGGCTTCTACGACAACCGGATGCTGGCGGCCTCGTCGAAGAAGCGGGCCGACGGCAAGTACGAGGTGACGATGAAGCTGCAGGCGGGCAAGCGCTACGCCGACGGCAAGGGCCGCGAGACGCCCGGGCGGATGGACGACTGGATCGAGGTCGGGGTGTTCGGGCGCGGCGCCTCGGGCAAGGAGGAGGACGAGAAGGTCCTGTACCTGCAGCGCCGTCGCGTCACCGAGG
- a CDS encoding AraC family transcriptional regulator produces the protein MSDALSISPRAGEAERTGLDGAAALGEAAARGWARQRRVERRHELELGPGLQFAFATENIAEPTQWSLEHARHTLIVHLDGPMRRLETRIDGAGRLRAAPAAGDWWLIPAGRRYLGRALGGEIAYAELNIDPAGFAALAPGLGENAGLAARMKHRDPFVHGIAARLAQLSEAGDDLAAMLRESLGQALCLHLLREHGAGAAARAAPAPVRLAEPARRRIEDHIQAHLDRRITLDELAGLGGLSTHQLLIAFRHAFGLTPIQYVLAQRLRRVCLRLRGSADDIATIAVENGFSSHSHLSAVFRKRYGLTPNEFRRQG, from the coding sequence ATGTCCGACGCACTGTCAATTTCTCCGCGTGCCGGCGAAGCCGAGCGCACCGGCCTGGACGGCGCCGCGGCGCTGGGCGAAGCGGCCGCGCGCGGCTGGGCGCGGCAGCGCCGGGTCGAGCGCCGGCACGAGCTCGAACTCGGCCCCGGCCTGCAGTTCGCGTTCGCCACCGAGAACATCGCCGAGCCCACCCAGTGGAGCCTGGAGCACGCGCGCCACACCCTCATCGTCCACCTCGACGGCCCGATGCGCCGGCTCGAGACCCGCATCGACGGCGCCGGCCGCCTGCGCGCGGCGCCGGCCGCGGGCGACTGGTGGCTGATCCCGGCCGGCCGTCGCTATCTCGGCCGCGCGCTCGGCGGCGAGATCGCCTACGCCGAGCTCAACATCGACCCGGCCGGCTTCGCCGCGCTCGCGCCCGGCCTGGGCGAGAACGCCGGGCTGGCCGCGCGGATGAAGCACCGCGATCCGTTCGTGCACGGCATCGCCGCGCGCCTGGCCCAGCTCAGCGAAGCCGGCGACGACCTTGCCGCGATGCTGCGCGAATCGCTGGGCCAGGCGCTGTGCCTGCACCTGTTGCGCGAACACGGCGCCGGCGCGGCCGCGCGCGCCGCGCCGGCGCCGGTGCGCCTGGCCGAGCCGGCGCGGCGGCGGATCGAGGACCACATCCAGGCCCACCTAGACCGGCGCATCACCCTGGACGAACTGGCCGGACTCGGCGGCCTGAGCACCCACCAGCTGCTGATCGCGTTCCGCCACGCCTTCGGCCTGACCCCGATCCAGTACGTGCTGGCGCAGCGCCTGCGCCGGGTGTGCCTGCGCCTGCGCGGCAGCGCCGACGACATCGCCACCATCGCGGTGGAGAACGGGTTTTCCAGCCACAGCCATCTGTCGGCGGTGTTCAGGAAGCGCTATGGGCTGACGCCGAACGAGTTTCGCCGGCAGGGGTGA
- a CDS encoding ABC transporter ATP-binding protein, with protein sequence MLTIRDLTKTYANGVRALDGICLDVPRGMFGLLGPNGAGKSSLMRTLATLQEADGGSAVLETDGRRIDVLSEKDAVRRLLGYLPQDFGVYPKVSALDLLDHFAVLKGLGERKQRREVVEGLLHQVNLWNVRKQKLGGFSGGMRQRFGIAQALLGDPRLVIVDEPTAGLDPEERNRFLNLLAEIGENVAVILSTHIVEDVTDLCPTMAIVDKGKVLLSGEPNAAIAALTGQVWRRQVPKSELDSYETRFTVLSTRLVGGQPVIHVFSADAPEEGFEPVAPDLEDVYFQRLRKHSRVAA encoded by the coding sequence ATGCTGACCATCCGCGACCTCACCAAGACCTACGCCAACGGGGTGCGCGCCCTGGACGGCATCTGCCTGGACGTCCCGCGCGGGATGTTCGGCCTGCTCGGTCCCAACGGCGCCGGCAAGTCCTCGCTGATGCGCACCCTGGCGACGCTGCAGGAGGCCGACGGCGGCAGCGCGGTGCTGGAGACCGACGGCCGCCGCATCGACGTGCTGAGCGAGAAGGACGCGGTGCGGCGGCTGCTGGGCTACCTGCCGCAGGACTTCGGGGTCTATCCCAAGGTCAGCGCGCTGGACCTGCTCGATCATTTCGCCGTGCTCAAGGGCCTGGGCGAACGCAAGCAGCGGCGCGAGGTGGTCGAGGGACTGCTGCACCAGGTCAACCTGTGGAACGTGCGCAAGCAGAAACTCGGCGGCTTTTCCGGCGGCATGCGCCAGCGCTTCGGCATCGCCCAGGCGCTGCTCGGCGATCCGCGCCTGGTGATCGTCGACGAGCCCACCGCCGGCCTCGATCCGGAAGAGCGCAACCGTTTCCTCAACCTGCTGGCCGAGATCGGCGAGAACGTCGCGGTGATCCTGTCCACCCACATCGTCGAGGACGTCACCGACCTGTGCCCGACCATGGCCATCGTCGACAAGGGCAAGGTCCTGCTGAGCGGCGAACCGAACGCGGCGATCGCCGCGCTGACCGGACAGGTGTGGCGGCGGCAGGTGCCCAAGTCCGAACTCGACAGCTACGAGACCCGCTTCACCGTGCTGTCCACCCGCCTGGTCGGCGGCCAGCCGGTGATCCACGTGTTCAGCGCCGACGCGCCGGAGGAGGGCTTCGAGCCGGTCGCGCCGGACCTGGAGGACGTGTACTTCCAGCGCCTGCGCAAGCATTCGCGCGTCGCGGCTTGA
- a CDS encoding nuclear transport factor 2 family protein, which produces MSAPALPSPVAEFVAAVNRGDAAAALAFFGRDGVVDDWGTRYVGAAAIAQWSAREFVGARGRLTPTRVGRDGGRIVVDAGWRSDFYSGDSRFVFTVDGARIREMRIVGH; this is translated from the coding sequence ATGTCCGCCCCCGCCCTGCCCTCGCCCGTCGCCGAGTTCGTCGCCGCGGTCAATCGCGGCGACGCCGCCGCCGCACTGGCCTTCTTCGGCCGCGACGGCGTGGTCGACGACTGGGGCACGCGCTATGTCGGCGCCGCGGCGATCGCGCAGTGGAGCGCGCGCGAATTCGTCGGCGCGCGCGGCCGGCTGACTCCGACCCGGGTCGGCCGCGACGGCGGGCGCATCGTCGTCGACGCCGGCTGGCGCAGCGATTTCTACAGCGGCGACAGCCGCTTCGTGTTCACCGTGGACGGCGCGCGCATCCGCGAGATGCGCATCGTCGGCCACTGA